A genome region from Deltaproteobacteria bacterium RIFCSPHIGHO2_02_FULL_44_16 includes the following:
- a CDS encoding 16S rRNA (guanine(966)-N(2))-methyltransferase RsmD produces the protein MRVIAGTAKGHKLVAPKTDATRPALDRVKESIFDILFDVTDSKVLDLFAGSGSIGIEALSRGSVHCVFVEHGKLAVASIHKNLHRCHLTEKATVLAMKVNAAVKKLEHNKGFLGKLFHKNEFDLIFVDPPYEQNLVNPTLELLGTTSLLHDKTLMIVEHHPKEPLKELAALVLTDERRYGQTHVSFLKRKS, from the coding sequence ATGCGTGTCATTGCCGGAACAGCGAAAGGCCATAAGCTCGTCGCTCCAAAAACAGATGCGACTCGGCCCGCGCTTGATCGTGTGAAAGAATCGATTTTCGATATTCTTTTTGATGTCACCGACTCAAAAGTGCTCGATCTTTTTGCGGGTTCCGGGTCAATTGGCATTGAAGCTCTTTCTCGTGGTTCTGTGCATTGTGTTTTTGTGGAACACGGAAAACTTGCGGTTGCTTCGATTCATAAAAATCTTCATCGTTGTCATTTGACTGAAAAAGCAACCGTCCTTGCCATGAAGGTCAATGCTGCCGTGAAAAAGCTTGAACACAATAAAGGTTTTTTAGGAAAACTTTTTCACAAAAACGAATTTGATCTTATTTTTGTCGATCCTCCGTATGAGCAAAACCTTGTGAATCCAACACTTGAACTTCTTGGCACCACATCGCTTCTTCATGACAAAACGCTGATGATTGTAGAGCATCATCCAAAAGAACCTCTCAAAGAACTCGCAGCGCTCGTCTTGACGGATGAACGTCGCTATGGTCAAACGCATGTCAGTTTTTTAAAGAGAAAATCTTAA